One part of the Pogoniulus pusillus isolate bPogPus1 unplaced genomic scaffold, bPogPus1.pri scaffold_47_arrow_ctg1, whole genome shotgun sequence genome encodes these proteins:
- the LOC135174149 gene encoding olfactory receptor 14A16-like: MSNSSSISHFLLLPFPGTQQLQLLHFCLSLATYLAALLGNSLIITTIAWHHHLHTPMYFFLLNLAQLDLGLISTTVPKSMASSFWGTRDISYAGCAAQVFFVLFFIDTEFFLLTIMAYDRYVAICRPLHYGTLLGSRACAHMAAAAWACGFLSALLHTANTFSLPLCQGNAVHQFFCEIPQILKLSCSTAYLREVWLIVVSVCVFFVCFVFIVVSYVQIFRAVLRMPSEQGRHKAFATCLPHLAVLSLFLSTGTVAYLKPPSMSFPSSNLVVSVLYSVVPPAVNPLIYSLRNQELKAALSKLLTVCCQKQ, translated from the coding sequence ATgtccaacagcagctccatcagccacttcctcctcctgccattcccaggcacacagcagctgcagctcctgcacttctgcctctccctggccacctacctggctgccctcctgggcaacagcctcatcatcaccaccattgcctggcaccaccacctgcacacccccatgtacttcttcctcctcaacctTGCCCAACTTGATCTTGGCTTAATCTCCACCACTGTTCCTAAATCTATGGCCAGCTCTTTCTGGGGcaccagggacatctcctaTGCAGGTTGTGCTGCTCAGGTCTTCTTTGTGTTATTCTTTATTGACACAGAGTTTTTTCTCCTCACCATCATGGCCTACGACCGCTACGTTGCCATCTGCAGGCCCCTGCACTatggcaccctcctgggcagcagagcttgtgcccacatggcagcagctgcctgggcctgtggctttctcagtgctctgctgcacacagccaatacattttccctgcccctctgccagggcaatgcTGTGCACCAGTTCTTCTGTGAGATCCCCCAGATCCtcaagctctcctgctccacagcctaccTCAGGGAAGTTTGGCTCATTGTGGTCAGTGTCTGTGTGTTCTTTGTCTGTTTTGTGTTCATTGTGGTGTCCTATGTGCAGAtcttcagggcagtgctgaggatgccCTCTGAGCAGGGACGccacaaagcctttgccacctgcctccctcacctggctgtgctctctctATTTCTCAGCACTGGCACCGTTGCCTACTTGAAGCCCCCATCCATGTCCTTCCCATCCTCAAACCTGGTTGTGTCAGTTTTGTACTCAgtggtgcctccagcagtgaaccctctcatctacagcctgaggaaccaggagctgaaggctgccctgagcaaactgctcACTGTATGCTGTCAGAAGCAATAA